One Alphaproteobacteria bacterium genomic window carries:
- a CDS encoding ABC transporter substrate-binding protein: MRFLTRFVYCAAAILALSSCSEEEAPHKLKVACGSVGIELKLCSDAVKRWSEANNYPAEIVSMPASASERLALYQQFLSAKQSSIDVFQIDVVWPGILKTHLLDLKPFVPQEEVDQHFESIIKNNTVDGQLLALPLYTDVGILYYRKDLLEKYDRTPPKTWQELTVTAQYIQDAERAEGKPDMWGYVWQGKAYEGLTCNALEWVSSSGGGSLVQADGTITVANDEAAEAINRAASWIGTITPQGVLNYSEEESRGVFQSGKAVFMRNWPYAWSLAQGEGSPIKGKVGVAMIPNGGDPDDPHSGTLGGWEMGVSKYSKQQEKAVDLVRYLTGPETQYAYALEASYNPTIRDLYKDQRVLDALPASDVLYDALSRAVPRPSRATGLRYNRVSYDFWNAVHAVLSGDDSAKDELTAIKKRWQRFQTESGEWQ, from the coding sequence CCGCCGCTATATTGGCGCTAAGCAGTTGCTCCGAAGAAGAAGCCCCGCATAAGCTGAAAGTAGCATGCGGCTCTGTAGGTATAGAATTGAAATTATGTTCGGATGCAGTGAAGCGCTGGTCGGAAGCTAATAACTATCCTGCAGAAATTGTATCGATGCCCGCAAGCGCCTCCGAACGCTTAGCGCTTTATCAGCAATTTTTATCCGCTAAACAATCCTCCATTGATGTATTTCAGATAGATGTAGTGTGGCCGGGTATTTTAAAAACTCATTTGCTGGATTTAAAGCCATTTGTTCCTCAAGAAGAAGTAGATCAACACTTCGAGAGCATTATCAAAAATAATACCGTCGATGGACAATTGCTCGCGCTACCGCTTTATACCGATGTAGGTATCTTGTATTACCGCAAAGATTTGCTGGAAAAATATGACCGTACGCCCCCTAAAACATGGCAAGAACTTACCGTAACCGCACAATATATTCAGGATGCTGAACGCGCAGAGGGTAAGCCGGATATGTGGGGCTATGTATGGCAGGGCAAAGCATATGAAGGCCTCACCTGCAATGCATTGGAATGGGTAAGCAGCAGCGGCGGAGGCAGCTTAGTGCAAGCTGATGGCACCATCACTGTCGCTAATGACGAAGCCGCCGAAGCCATTAATCGTGCGGCTAGCTGGATTGGTACCATTACCCCCCAAGGCGTACTGAACTACAGCGAAGAAGAATCGCGAGGTGTATTCCAATCTGGTAAAGCAGTATTTATGCGCAACTGGCCCTATGCTTGGAGCTTGGCGCAGGGCGAAGGAAGTCCTATTAAAGGTAAAGTCGGTGTCGCCATGATTCCGAATGGTGGCGATCCTGACGATCCACATTCCGGCACACTTGGCGGTTGGGAAATGGGAGTTTCTAAATATTCCAAACAACAAGAAAAAGCAGTGGATCTGGTGCGTTATCTCACCGGCCCTGAAACGCAATATGCCTATGCTTTAGAAGCCAGCTATAATCCTACTATACGCGATTTATATAAAGACCAACGGGTGTTGGATGCACTTCCGGCTTCCGATGTATTATATGATGCGCTATCACGCGCTGTTCCGCGTCCGTCCCGAGCGACAGGACTGCGCTATAACCGCGTATCTTACGACTTCTGGAATGCGGTGCACGCCGTTCTTTCTGGCGACGACAGCGCAAAAGATGAGTTGACTGCAATCAAGAAGCGTTGGCAACGTTTTCAAACGGAGAGTGGCGAGTGGCAGTAA
- a CDS encoding sugar ABC transporter permease, which translates to MFLTPMIIVIICVAGWPLARTIYFSFTNATLSDIDSHSFIGLDNFIYLMQDKEWWISVKNTLIFTGASVSLEVIFGTIIALALNAHMPGRGLLRASVMIPWAIPTIVSAQMWNWMFNDFYGVINAMMMGMGLIDQPWAWTADPNLSLWAVVIADVWKTTPFMALLILAALQVLPGECYEAARVDGIHPVRGFFKVTVPLIKPALLVAVIFRCLDALRIFDLVYVLTSGSRSTMTMSIYARRELVDFQDVGFGSAASTALFMIIALATVLLLMLGKVKLGGEDGKHG; encoded by the coding sequence ATGTTTCTAACACCCATGATAATTGTGATTATATGCGTAGCTGGCTGGCCATTGGCGCGCACAATCTACTTTTCATTTACCAATGCAACACTGTCAGATATTGACTCCCATAGTTTCATAGGCCTAGATAATTTTATCTATTTGATGCAAGATAAAGAGTGGTGGATTTCGGTTAAAAATACCCTGATATTCACCGGAGCCTCAGTTTCGCTTGAGGTGATTTTTGGAACTATCATCGCTTTGGCGCTCAATGCCCACATGCCCGGTCGTGGATTGCTTCGCGCTTCGGTTATGATCCCATGGGCAATTCCCACCATTGTTTCCGCGCAAATGTGGAACTGGATGTTTAATGATTTTTACGGCGTCATTAATGCTATGATGATGGGTATGGGGCTGATTGATCAGCCATGGGCGTGGACAGCAGATCCGAATTTATCGCTATGGGCAGTGGTAATTGCCGATGTGTGGAAAACCACACCTTTTATGGCTTTGCTGATTCTGGCCGCATTGCAGGTATTGCCAGGTGAATGTTATGAAGCTGCGCGGGTGGATGGTATTCATCCAGTGCGGGGATTTTTCAAAGTTACCGTGCCGCTTATCAAACCTGCTTTATTAGTGGCGGTGATATTCCGCTGTTTAGATGCGTTACGTATCTTTGATTTAGTGTATGTCCTTACCAGCGGTAGCCGCAGTACAATGACCATGTCTATATATGCGCGGCGTGAATTGGTGGATTTTCAAGATGTTGGTTTTGGCTCTGCCGCTTCAACAGCACTGTTTATGATTATCGCCCTCGCAACTGTGTTGCTGTTAATGCTTGGTAAAGTAAAGCTGGGCGGAGAGGATGGCAAGCATGGCTGA